A portion of the Lolium rigidum isolate FL_2022 chromosome 1, APGP_CSIRO_Lrig_0.1, whole genome shotgun sequence genome contains these proteins:
- the LOC124660188 gene encoding alpha carbonic anhydrase 7-like encodes MAWSSDRASVFVVVVSFFLLLPLCAVRHARAQESEDEAAFTYRSGADNGPDRWGLLRPDWATCYWGRLQSPISLPGGTDAARPITGHRTGRLTRSYRPSPATLVNRGHDIMVRFEGNAGTLLLDGVSYKLRQMHWHSPSEHALHGRRYDLELHMLHQSGGDDSRPGSGKYAVVAQLFEIGDHRDETLRMLEPYLKRITDRRRGYEEWIDYDVDPRRPVRGSDEYYRYTGSFTTPPCTEGIVWTVATRVRHVSRHQVELLREAVHDHARRNARPLQEANGRSVALYYNWASSLTSHKDGRRN; translated from the exons ATGGCCTGGAGCAGCGACAGGGcgtccgtcttcgtcgtcgtcgtctccttcTTCCTGCTTCTCCCCCTCTGCGCCGTCCGCCATGCACGGGCGCAAGAAAGTG AGGACGAGGCGGCGTTCACGTACCGGAGCGGCGCGGACAACGGGCCGGACCGGTGGGGCCTGCTCCGACCGGACTGGGCGACCTGCTACTGGGGCCGGCTGCAGTCTCCGATCAGCCTCCCCGGCGGCACCGACGCCGCGCGGCCGATCACGGGCCACCGCACCGGCCGCCTGACCCGCTCGTACCGCCCGTCGCCGGCCACCCTCGTGAACCGCGGGCACGACATCATGGTGCGGTTCGAGGGCAACGCTGGGACCTTGCTGCTGGACGGCGTCTCGTACAAGCTCCGGCAGATGCACTGGCACTCCCCCAGCGAGCACGCCCTCCACGGCCGCCGCTACGACCTGGAGCTGCACATGCTCCACCAGAGCGGCGGCGACGACAGCAGGCCGGGCAGCGGCAAGTACGCCGTCGTCGCGCAGCTCTTCGAGATCGGCGACCACCGCGACGAGACCCTGCGCATG CTGGAGCCGTACCTGAAGAGGATCACGGACAGGAGGAGGGGGTACGAGGAGTGGATCGACTACGACGTGGACCCGAGGAGGCCGGTGAGGGGGAGCGACGAGTACTACCGCTACACCGGCTCCTTCACCACGCCGCCGTGCACCGAGGGCATCGTCTGGACCGTCGCCACCAGGGTGCGCCACGTGTCGCGCCACCAGGTGGAGCTACTCAGGGAGGCCGTCCACGAC CATGCGAGGAGGAACGCGCGGCCGCTCCAGGAGGCCAACGGCAGGAGCGTCGCCCTCTACTACAACTGGGCCTCGTCCTTGACGTCACACAAAGATGGACGCCGGAACTAG